One genomic segment of Cerasicoccus sp. TK19100 includes these proteins:
- a CDS encoding Cell division protein CpoB: protein MFCMLWSACDQTRSGVVSETEEKQYQRGQRLLREGRQGEALNAFLKVIEKRPDAPESHLEVGILYQQHIGDPVASIYHLRRYIELRPDTAEAEKAGQMIETARKDFARSLPGQPYDSAIERLDLLEMLEAVREENQQLKRELAAARQGLSVQRTPSGETTDSTRVSYTSSNNNTQRPSAPTQSYVPPQQTRDTVSQTRTPAVQARTYTVVTGDTLTRISTKVYGESARWQEIFEANRDQLPNPNALRVGQTLRIPQ, encoded by the coding sequence ATGTTTTGCATGCTGTGGTCGGCGTGTGACCAAACCCGTAGTGGGGTGGTCAGCGAGACCGAGGAGAAACAATACCAGCGCGGCCAGCGACTGCTGCGCGAAGGCCGCCAGGGCGAGGCGCTCAACGCGTTTTTAAAAGTGATCGAGAAGCGCCCCGATGCGCCGGAGTCCCACCTCGAAGTCGGCATCCTATACCAGCAGCACATCGGTGATCCCGTTGCGTCGATCTACCACTTGCGCCGCTACATCGAACTGCGCCCCGACACCGCCGAGGCGGAAAAAGCCGGGCAAATGATCGAGACCGCGCGCAAAGACTTTGCCCGCTCGCTGCCCGGGCAGCCTTACGACTCGGCGATTGAGCGCCTGGACCTGCTAGAGATGCTGGAGGCCGTCCGCGAGGAGAATCAACAGCTCAAGCGCGAGCTGGCCGCCGCGCGCCAAGGATTATCCGTGCAACGTACGCCCTCCGGCGAGACCACGGACTCAACCCGGGTCAGCTACACCTCGTCGAACAACAATACGCAGCGCCCCAGCGCGCCCACGCAAAGCTACGTGCCGCCGCAGCAGACCCGCGACACCGTGAGCCAGACGCGCACTCCGGCGGTGCAGGCTCGGACTTATACCGTCGTCACCGGCGACACGCTGACGCGTATTTCCACGAAGGTTTACGGGGAGTCGGCGCGCTGGCAGGAAATCTTTGAGGCCAACCGCGATCAGTTGCCCAATCCGAACGCGCTGCGCGTCGGCCAAACCCTGCGAATTCCCCAGTAG
- a CDS encoding cysteine desulfurase family protein yields the protein MSHYFDANATTPLLPEARAAWLEAVDDCWHNPSSPTRAAARVMALLEAAREGIAGYFGAAPERVVFNSGATEGNRDVLAYLRRIEPTKRMLMSAVEHPSVRENARAIFGPDAREVTVDALGRLELAALEEALSAGGVSLVSLLAASNETGVIQPWREVLAVCRRHGAALHLDATQWVGKEDLAGLAEADFVTVSGHKFGGPKGAGWLIVSPAFTGFTGQRGGAQEHDHRAGTENYPAIAAMRAALAASEATRAANHAQCAAARDNFEAQLIASMPGVRIWGQGAPRLANTSSVCLPVGENMRWVRRLDAQGFLVSTGSACATGKAGPSHVLAAMGATDDEARRTVRVSSLPTTSGDEWGALASAMISLLPGMGDDGSNSQVISI from the coding sequence GTGAGCCACTACTTCGACGCCAATGCTACCACGCCGCTCCTGCCCGAGGCCCGCGCGGCATGGTTGGAGGCCGTCGATGACTGCTGGCACAATCCATCCAGCCCGACGCGGGCGGCTGCCCGGGTAATGGCGCTGCTCGAAGCGGCGCGGGAGGGGATTGCCGGGTATTTTGGTGCCGCCCCCGAGCGGGTGGTTTTCAACTCCGGCGCGACCGAGGGCAACCGCGACGTGTTGGCCTATCTGCGCCGAATTGAGCCCACCAAACGTATGCTGATGAGCGCTGTTGAGCACCCGAGTGTGCGTGAGAACGCGCGGGCAATTTTTGGCCCCGATGCCAGGGAAGTTACCGTTGATGCGCTCGGCCGCCTGGAGCTTGCGGCGCTCGAAGAGGCTTTGTCTGCGGGTGGCGTGTCGCTGGTTTCCCTGCTGGCGGCGAGTAACGAGACGGGCGTCATTCAACCCTGGCGGGAGGTGCTGGCAGTGTGTCGTCGCCACGGCGCGGCGCTCCACCTGGACGCGACGCAATGGGTGGGCAAAGAAGATTTAGCCGGACTGGCCGAGGCGGACTTTGTCACCGTGAGCGGGCATAAATTTGGCGGGCCCAAGGGGGCAGGGTGGCTGATTGTTTCGCCGGCCTTCACGGGGTTCACTGGCCAGCGCGGCGGTGCGCAGGAGCATGATCACCGGGCGGGCACGGAGAACTATCCGGCCATTGCCGCCATGCGTGCAGCCCTGGCGGCAAGCGAGGCAACCCGCGCCGCCAACCACGCGCAGTGCGCCGCTGCCCGTGACAACTTCGAGGCGCAATTAATTGCCAGCATGCCGGGCGTGCGTATCTGGGGGCAGGGTGCGCCGCGACTGGCGAACACCTCTAGCGTTTGCCTGCCGGTGGGCGAAAACATGCGCTGGGTGCGTCGGCTCGATGCGCAGGGTTTTCTCGTCTCGACCGGTTCGGCCTGTGCGACGGGTAAGGCCGGCCCGAGCCACGTGCTAGCCGCGATGGGCGCTACCGACGACGAGGCCCGCCGAACGGTACGGGTGTCCTCCCTGCCGACCACAAGTGGTGACGAGTGGGGGGCGTTAGCTTCAGCGATGATTTCGCTATTGCCCGGGATGGGCGATGATGGTAGCAACTCTCAGGTTATCAGCATCTAA
- a CDS encoding calcium/sodium antiporter, which produces MIPYETFNTLVLAIILLVGLVMLCVGGDWLAKGAASFALILKINPVVVGLTIVSISTSMPEMITAFIAAAGGNSGLAVGNIVGSNLGNAGLILGVAALIYPITIQNRLVKQEVPLLLIVTVMFTLMSMGGFLAAGEIGRLEGILLLAGAAGYLFFMVMQAKRSGPEETTEIGEELADELKDPIDSMGKCLLFIIVGSVFLAIGAEMLVGSSVQIATRLGVSEVLIGLTLVALGTSLPELAASAAAALRKQSDIIAGNIVGSNIFNMLLIGGSVSTFFPLQVERRLFVIEFPSMVLLTLLLWFAFYTERKVTRLEGGFLVTLYFVIIGLSSLSQMGKILPGI; this is translated from the coding sequence GTGATTCCCTACGAGACATTTAATACACTGGTCTTGGCTATAATCCTATTGGTGGGTTTAGTCATGCTCTGCGTTGGCGGTGACTGGCTGGCCAAAGGAGCGGCTAGTTTCGCGCTGATCCTGAAGATTAATCCCGTGGTCGTCGGCCTAACAATTGTGTCGATTTCCACCTCGATGCCGGAAATGATCACCGCCTTTATCGCGGCTGCCGGTGGAAACAGTGGCCTGGCCGTGGGAAATATTGTCGGGAGTAATCTGGGCAACGCGGGCCTGATCCTTGGCGTGGCGGCGCTGATTTACCCGATCACGATTCAAAATCGCCTAGTCAAACAAGAGGTGCCCCTGCTGCTGATCGTGACGGTGATGTTCACACTGATGAGCATGGGCGGCTTCCTGGCCGCTGGTGAAATTGGCCGCTTAGAGGGGATTCTCCTATTGGCTGGCGCGGCGGGCTACTTGTTTTTCATGGTGATGCAGGCCAAGCGCTCGGGCCCCGAAGAGACGACCGAGATTGGCGAGGAACTGGCCGACGAGCTCAAGGACCCCATCGATTCGATGGGCAAGTGCCTGCTGTTTATCATCGTGGGTTCGGTATTTTTGGCGATTGGCGCAGAAATGCTGGTGGGCAGCTCAGTGCAGATCGCGACCCGACTGGGCGTCAGCGAAGTATTAATCGGCCTGACCCTGGTAGCCCTCGGCACGAGCCTGCCGGAGCTGGCGGCCTCGGCTGCTGCGGCCTTGCGCAAGCAGAGCGATATTATCGCGGGTAACATTGTCGGCTCGAATATCTTTAACATGCTGCTTATCGGCGGCTCGGTCTCCACGTTCTTTCCGTTGCAGGTGGAGCGCCGGTTGTTCGTGATTGAGTTTCCCTCGATGGTCCTGCTCACACTGCTGCTGTGGTTTGCGTTTTACACCGAGCGCAAGGTGACGCGCCTGGAGGGCGGCTTCCTGGTGACGCTTTATTTCGTGATCATCGGCCTGTCCTCACTCTCGCAGATGGGCAAAATTCTCCCGGGAATCTAA
- a CDS encoding nucleoside monophosphate kinase — protein sequence MPSADTAKDTAPAKTGTTPPNKPEETAPRPQDLEIKDAQLIFNAVWQELESEHGRENLIFPREIHWLNGAPGAGKGTHTRTLMVYRDFTEQPIVVSELLKSPEAKKRIDAGMLVGDKEVTLLVFHRLLDPRYQSGVVVDGYPRSKVQVECLKLLYRRLNELRSEYRETMFSTRFQKPQFHIIVLFIEEDESIKRQLLRGVKAREHNREVEASGMGELKEIRKTDLDEDAARRRYRTFKDVTYDALKSLREVFHYHYVNAFGSIDAVRERVIRELQYQSTLELEQETFDTLSHLPLSSQIIMHARQELVKRLDSYQQQEGDVFCEVVRLVGDKFMPIIERHSISGYAIVNSEHQVFNHPLATAMLLDIFSERGYHATVDIQFEEIPHKIDPKTFKIETRKKRVVRIHVRFPGSEIRRG from the coding sequence ATGCCTTCCGCTGACACCGCCAAGGATACTGCACCCGCCAAAACCGGGACGACTCCGCCGAATAAACCCGAAGAGACCGCCCCACGCCCGCAGGACCTCGAAATTAAAGACGCCCAGCTGATCTTTAACGCTGTCTGGCAAGAACTGGAAAGTGAGCACGGTCGCGAGAACCTGATCTTCCCGCGTGAGATCCACTGGCTCAATGGTGCCCCCGGCGCGGGTAAAGGCACCCATACGCGCACGCTGATGGTGTACCGCGATTTTACCGAGCAACCTATCGTCGTTAGTGAGCTGCTCAAGAGCCCCGAGGCCAAGAAGCGCATCGACGCCGGCATGCTCGTGGGGGACAAAGAGGTGACGTTACTCGTCTTTCATCGACTGCTTGACCCGCGTTACCAGAGCGGGGTGGTGGTCGACGGCTACCCGCGTTCGAAGGTGCAGGTGGAGTGTTTGAAGCTGCTCTACCGCAGGCTGAATGAGCTGCGCTCCGAGTATCGTGAGACGATGTTCAGCACGCGTTTTCAAAAGCCGCAGTTTCACATCATTGTGCTCTTCATTGAGGAGGATGAGAGCATTAAGCGCCAGCTGCTGCGCGGGGTAAAGGCTCGCGAGCACAACCGCGAGGTCGAGGCCTCGGGCATGGGCGAACTCAAGGAAATCCGTAAGACGGACTTGGATGAGGACGCTGCGCGTCGCCGCTACCGGACGTTCAAGGACGTTACCTATGACGCCCTAAAGTCGCTGCGCGAGGTCTTCCACTACCACTACGTGAACGCCTTTGGCTCGATCGACGCCGTCCGTGAGCGCGTCATCCGGGAGCTCCAGTATCAGAGCACGCTGGAGCTGGAGCAGGAAACATTCGATACGCTTTCACACCTGCCACTGTCTAGCCAGATCATCATGCATGCGCGGCAAGAGCTGGTGAAGCGGCTCGATAGCTATCAGCAGCAGGAGGGCGATGTTTTCTGCGAGGTCGTGAGGCTTGTTGGTGACAAGTTTATGCCGATCATTGAGCGGCACTCGATCTCGGGCTACGCCATCGTCAACAGTGAGCATCAGGTGTTTAACCACCCGCTGGCCACTGCCATGTTGCTCGACATATTTTCCGAGCGTGGCTACCACGCCACGGTAGACATCCAGTTCGAGGAAATTCCGCACAAGATCGACCCCAAGACCTTTAAAATTGAAACCCGCAAGAAGCGTGTCGTGCGCATTCATGTGCGTTTCCCGGGCTCGGAAATTCGTCGCGGATAA
- a CDS encoding aminopeptidase — MDPRYLDLAKVLTSFSTKLKRGEKVLIDAYNIPEQFVLALCREARRRKAQPFVALRDSRVLRELIVGGTEEEFTAVADFEMHRMKQMDAYIAVRGSDNIFESSDVPPAQMQAYMKAMRPVLNYRVNETKWVVLRWPTPSMAQQALMATESFEDFFFRVCTLDYARMKPGMNALKRLMERTDKVHLKGPGTDLRFSIKGIPAITCGGQYNIPDGEVFTAPVKDSVEGEITYNAPTVYQGVSFDNVYFKFAKGRIIEAKASGNEDKLNAILDSDAGARFIGEFAIGFNPHVLNPMRDILFDEKIAGSFHFTPGQAYEQADNGNRSQVHWDLVNIQRPEWGGGEIHFDDKVIREDGIFIPKALHKLNPDYLLGSD; from the coding sequence ATGGATCCTCGTTACCTTGATCTCGCCAAAGTCCTGACTTCGTTTTCCACCAAGCTCAAGCGCGGTGAAAAGGTGCTAATCGACGCCTACAACATCCCGGAGCAATTCGTGCTGGCGCTGTGCCGCGAGGCTCGCCGCCGTAAAGCCCAGCCCTTTGTGGCTCTGCGTGATTCCCGTGTGCTGCGTGAGCTGATCGTTGGCGGAACCGAAGAGGAGTTTACCGCCGTGGCAGATTTCGAGATGCACCGCATGAAGCAGATGGATGCTTACATCGCGGTGCGCGGCAGTGATAATATTTTTGAAAGCTCCGATGTGCCGCCCGCTCAAATGCAGGCCTACATGAAGGCCATGCGCCCGGTGCTCAATTATCGTGTCAACGAAACCAAGTGGGTCGTGCTGCGCTGGCCGACGCCCTCCATGGCGCAGCAGGCGTTGATGGCCACGGAATCCTTTGAAGACTTCTTTTTCCGCGTATGCACGTTGGACTATGCCCGCATGAAGCCCGGCATGAACGCGCTGAAGCGCCTCATGGAACGCACGGATAAAGTGCACCTGAAGGGACCTGGCACCGACCTGCGTTTCTCGATCAAAGGCATCCCGGCAATCACCTGTGGCGGCCAATACAACATCCCGGACGGTGAGGTTTTTACGGCTCCGGTCAAGGACTCCGTGGAAGGCGAGATCACCTACAATGCGCCGACGGTTTACCAGGGGGTGTCGTTCGACAACGTATATTTCAAGTTCGCGAAGGGACGCATTATCGAGGCCAAGGCCAGTGGCAACGAGGACAAGCTCAACGCGATCCTCGACAGCGACGCCGGCGCGCGTTTCATCGGTGAGTTTGCCATCGGCTTCAACCCGCACGTGCTTAACCCGATGCGCGACATCCTTTTCGACGAAAAGATTGCCGGTTCATTCCACTTTACGCCGGGGCAGGCCTACGAACAGGCTGACAACGGTAACCGCTCGCAAGTGCACTGGGACCTCGTTAATATTCAGCGCCCGGAGTGGGGTGGCGGCGAGATTCACTTCGACGATAAAGTCATCCGCGAAGACGGCATCTTCATCCCGAAGGCATTGCATAAGCTGAACCCGGATTACTTGCTGGGCAGCGATTAG
- a CDS encoding BLUF domain-containing protein: MFTRIAYISEATCAMDDQALKDLAEQSSQKNRKIEITGYLYFCRNRFFQYIEGPREASLQLMDVIRADARHTVKEELMIHGQPKRLFPGWNLRWLRQMELHALHLEHTISDFMGGKLAFRDIAYWEQRIWEMISQLAENQQQIPVKTGPIGSSNIRRILDSEL, encoded by the coding sequence ATGTTCACTAGAATCGCATACATTAGTGAAGCGACTTGTGCCATGGATGATCAAGCACTCAAGGATCTCGCCGAGCAATCTTCTCAAAAAAACCGCAAAATTGAAATCACCGGTTATCTTTACTTCTGCCGCAATCGGTTTTTTCAGTATATTGAAGGGCCACGCGAAGCATCCTTACAGTTGATGGATGTTATCCGGGCGGATGCGAGGCATACGGTGAAGGAAGAGCTGATGATTCATGGTCAGCCTAAGCGGCTATTCCCCGGCTGGAACCTCCGCTGGCTTCGGCAAATGGAGCTCCATGCGCTGCATTTGGAGCATACTATCTCTGACTTCATGGGCGGTAAACTCGCGTTTCGAGACATTGCATACTGGGAGCAGCGCATCTGGGAAATGATTTCCCAATTGGCCGAAAACCAACAACAGATTCCCGTAAAGACCGGGCCGATTGGATCCAGCAACATTCGACGAATTCTGGACTCCGAACTTTGA
- the mreC gene encoding rod shape-determining protein MreC produces MKLLRQLKPILVLLLFLAIWALTPVVIKRFGQDAFYEFQAPIIAAQGYAKDLQTYWALRTRSDNELIEAGRDLSRLNARYQVAQQENQTKEAEIARLESLLNLPSRPEFRYEVARVAQRDISAWWHQMIIRKGKNYDIPVGAAVIYNGGVVGRIREVHAYTATVELVSSPGFRMAANVVGEAAPVTYLGVVNPPFSPPRGEALNVPPTITVTPAEPRKLVSSELGGIFPAGLTIGEITALEPGSDGYFQKGSVRLSPQLSALREVAVVIPFEQELTAQHESAEADDGG; encoded by the coding sequence ATGAAACTCCTTCGCCAGCTAAAGCCCATATTGGTGCTGTTGTTGTTTCTGGCGATTTGGGCGCTGACACCGGTCGTGATCAAGCGGTTTGGACAGGATGCGTTTTACGAGTTTCAGGCACCGATAATTGCCGCCCAAGGCTACGCCAAGGACTTGCAGACATATTGGGCGCTGCGCACACGCTCCGACAACGAGCTCATTGAGGCCGGGCGCGACCTATCGCGGCTCAACGCCCGCTACCAGGTCGCCCAACAGGAAAACCAAACCAAGGAAGCTGAGATCGCGCGCCTGGAAAGCCTGCTCAACCTGCCCTCACGGCCGGAGTTTCGCTATGAGGTCGCCCGTGTGGCGCAGCGCGACATCTCAGCCTGGTGGCACCAGATGATCATTCGCAAGGGGAAGAATTATGACATACCCGTAGGTGCGGCGGTCATTTACAACGGGGGCGTCGTGGGCCGCATACGAGAGGTCCATGCCTACACCGCGACCGTAGAGCTGGTCAGCAGCCCGGGCTTTCGCATGGCGGCTAACGTCGTGGGCGAGGCTGCACCGGTAACCTATCTGGGCGTGGTGAATCCGCCCTTTAGCCCGCCCCGTGGCGAGGCACTGAACGTGCCCCCTACCATCACGGTGACCCCGGCCGAGCCACGTAAGCTGGTCTCCTCTGAACTCGGCGGCATTTTCCCGGCAGGCCTTACCATTGGCGAAATCACCGCGCTAGAGCCCGGCTCGGATGGCTATTTCCAAAAAGGGTCTGTTCGCCTGAGCCCACAGCTCTCGGCATTGCGAGAGGTGGCGGTTGTCATCCCGTTTGAGCAGGAGCTGACGGCGCAACACGAGTCCGCGGAGGCCGACGATGGAGGTTGA
- a CDS encoding rod shape-determining protein: protein MPRSVVLNFFSNDIGIDLGTANSLVFVRDKGIVLREPSVVAVYNNTKKVRAVGIEAKRMLGRTPGNITALRPMKDGVIADFEITEAMLRHFITKVAHNTKFVPPRVVIAVPSGITEVERRAVKESAIHAGAREVLLLEEPMAAAIGVGLPIEEPAANMIVDIGGGTTEVAIISLAGVVFTRSLRVGGDEMDNAIIAYMKRAYNLMIGERTAEEIKIRVGSAYPLEEELTMEVKGRDSVAGLPKTLHITSQEIREALADVFNSIIEVVRSALERCPPELSADLVDRGIVLAGGGSMIRNLDKLISEATGLPVILAEDPLSAVANGTGIVLQDLSWWLRDSA from the coding sequence ATGCCTAGATCGGTCGTGCTGAACTTTTTCTCAAACGATATCGGGATTGACCTAGGAACGGCCAACTCCCTCGTATTCGTCCGCGACAAGGGCATTGTCCTCCGCGAGCCGTCCGTCGTCGCCGTTTATAACAATACCAAGAAGGTCCGCGCCGTCGGTATCGAAGCGAAGCGAATGCTCGGCCGAACCCCGGGAAACATCACCGCTCTTCGCCCGATGAAAGACGGTGTGATCGCCGACTTTGAGATCACCGAGGCCATGCTGCGCCACTTCATTACGAAGGTTGCGCACAACACCAAATTTGTCCCACCCCGCGTCGTCATCGCGGTTCCCAGTGGGATCACCGAAGTCGAGCGCCGCGCGGTGAAAGAGTCCGCCATCCATGCCGGTGCCCGTGAAGTGCTGTTGCTCGAAGAGCCGATGGCCGCCGCCATTGGCGTTGGCCTGCCGATCGAAGAACCCGCCGCCAACATGATTGTAGACATCGGTGGTGGCACGACGGAAGTGGCAATTATTTCTTTGGCCGGTGTCGTCTTTACCCGCTCTCTCCGCGTCGGTGGCGACGAGATGGATAACGCAATCATCGCCTACATGAAGCGCGCTTACAACCTGATGATCGGTGAGCGCACGGCGGAAGAAATCAAGATTCGTGTTGGCTCGGCCTATCCGCTCGAAGAAGAGCTGACCATGGAAGTCAAGGGCCGCGACTCCGTAGCTGGTTTGCCGAAAACATTGCACATCACCTCGCAGGAAATCCGTGAGGCACTGGCCGACGTCTTTAACTCCATTATCGAGGTGGTCCGCAGCGCGCTGGAGCGTTGCCCGCCGGAACTTTCCGCAGACCTCGTCGACCGTGGCATCGTGCTTGCGGGCGGCGGCTCCATGATCCGCAACCTGGACAAGCTCATCAGCGAAGCCACCGGCCTGCCAGTGATCTTGGCCGAAGACCCGCTATCCGCCGTTGCCAACGGCACCGGCATCGTTCTCCAGGACTTGAGCTGGTGGTTGCGTGATTCCGCGTAG
- a CDS encoding superoxide dismutase translates to MAYELPPLPYAYDALEPHIDAQTMEIHYSKHHNAYVSKLNAALEGSGFDAPKCPAELCMKLSEVPENIRGAVRNNGGGHANHSLFWTILSPNGGGEPTGALGDAIKATFGSFDEFKSKFSDAAATRFGSGWAWLCVKDGKLCVCSTPNQDNPDMGEAFGCCGGTPILGLDVWEHAYYLKYQNKRPDYIDAFWNVVNWDKVSEYYAKATA, encoded by the coding sequence ATGGCTTACGAACTGCCACCTCTTCCCTACGCTTACGACGCGCTCGAGCCGCATATCGACGCGCAAACGATGGAGATCCACTATTCCAAGCACCACAACGCTTACGTGTCTAAGCTGAACGCAGCCCTCGAAGGCAGTGGCTTTGACGCCCCGAAGTGCCCAGCTGAGCTCTGCATGAAGCTCTCCGAAGTGCCGGAAAACATCCGCGGTGCCGTCCGCAACAACGGTGGCGGCCACGCCAACCACTCTCTTTTCTGGACCATTCTCAGCCCCAACGGCGGTGGCGAGCCCACCGGTGCCCTTGGCGATGCGATCAAAGCTACCTTTGGCTCCTTCGATGAGTTCAAGTCCAAGTTCTCCGACGCTGCGGCAACCCGCTTCGGCTCCGGCTGGGCATGGCTCTGCGTCAAGGACGGCAAGCTCTGCGTATGCTCTACGCCCAACCAGGACAACCCGGATATGGGTGAAGCATTTGGCTGCTGCGGCGGCACTCCGATCCTCGGCCTCGACGTTTGGGAGCACGCTTACTACCTGAAGTATCAGAACAAGCGCCCGGACTACATCGACGCCTTCTGGAACGTCGTCAACTGGGACAAGGTTAGCGAATACTACGCCAAGGCAACGGCCTAA
- a CDS encoding bile acid:sodium symporter, which produces MVRFVLSNQFVVGVFVAALLAALFPQGAAEGSWLFPQYSTKIGVFIIFLLQGMILPTEELGRGLKQWKVHLFTQLYIFVVMPLLAWLVTMPLQGYVGPVLTFGWLYLGILPCTISTSVVYTTKSGGSLIVSLFNTSVANVIGIFIVPAFFLWYTGTTENGSADVPLGEMLFKIFLLLLLPLILGQAIRPFAHAFIDRYKHVPGKVCPFIIYGIIYFSFAKAVLNRFWEKQPPLALAITVLGVVLLAVVGWGLCALLLKAMPFSRQDKLAAYFCSTQKTVAAGVPMAQSLMAYHEWDTGVVLLPLLLYCLLQFSVGGIIVGKLSAKSEHWR; this is translated from the coding sequence ATGGTCCGCTTTGTCCTGTCCAATCAGTTTGTTGTCGGCGTGTTTGTCGCCGCCCTGTTGGCAGCGTTGTTTCCACAGGGCGCGGCCGAGGGCAGTTGGCTGTTCCCTCAATACTCGACCAAAATCGGCGTCTTCATTATCTTCCTCCTTCAGGGAATGATCCTGCCAACCGAAGAGCTGGGCCGCGGCCTCAAGCAATGGAAGGTCCACCTCTTCACGCAGCTCTATATTTTCGTGGTGATGCCGCTGCTCGCGTGGTTGGTCACGATGCCGCTGCAAGGCTACGTTGGGCCGGTGTTAACCTTTGGCTGGCTTTACCTGGGCATTCTCCCGTGCACCATTTCAACCTCGGTCGTTTACACCACGAAGTCCGGCGGGTCGCTAATCGTATCGCTCTTTAATACGTCGGTGGCCAACGTGATCGGCATCTTCATTGTGCCGGCATTTTTTTTGTGGTACACCGGCACTACGGAGAACGGCTCGGCCGACGTTCCGCTCGGCGAAATGCTGTTCAAGATCTTCTTGTTACTGCTTTTGCCGCTGATCCTTGGACAGGCGATCCGGCCCTTCGCCCATGCCTTCATCGACCGCTATAAGCACGTGCCGGGCAAGGTCTGTCCATTCATCATTTACGGCATTATCTACTTCTCATTCGCCAAGGCCGTGCTCAACCGATTCTGGGAAAAGCAGCCGCCGCTCGCGCTGGCAATCACGGTGCTCGGCGTCGTGCTGTTGGCCGTCGTGGGCTGGGGACTGTGCGCCCTGCTGCTCAAGGCCATGCCCTTCTCTCGCCAGGACAAGCTGGCCGCCTACTTCTGCTCGACGCAAAAAACCGTCGCTGCCGGGGTCCCCATGGCGCAAAGCCTGATGGCCTATCACGAGTGGGATACCGGCGTTGTGCTCCTGCCGCTGCTGCTTTATTGCCTGCTGCAATTTAGCGTTGGCGGCATCATTGTCGGAAAACTATCGGCAAAAAGTGAGCACTGGCGTTGA
- a CDS encoding Mpv17/PMP22 family protein, producing MKTHPIQEGIQAAKANMVPGAILIVCGVLLVVGYYQVDAVRNALGWVGELQARLGMGFAIPSTAFFGGVLPLVFRKLFLKEGSSGRDYVFQILFWGNMGLQVYLLYKMQAALFGVGPTWQSILPKVLVDQFIYVPVFAIPSMVLGYLWKSCHYRLDETRAALARQNYWSRSVPLMISNWGVWIPAAAIIYSFPLELQVPLQNLILTIWVMLVILITRDKTEE from the coding sequence ATGAAGACTCATCCCATCCAGGAGGGCATCCAGGCTGCCAAGGCCAACATGGTTCCGGGGGCGATTTTAATCGTCTGCGGTGTGCTGCTGGTGGTCGGCTACTATCAGGTAGATGCCGTGCGCAACGCGCTTGGCTGGGTTGGTGAGCTGCAGGCGCGGCTCGGGATGGGCTTTGCGATTCCGTCCACGGCCTTCTTCGGCGGCGTGCTGCCGCTGGTATTCCGCAAGTTATTTTTAAAGGAAGGCAGCAGCGGCCGGGATTATGTTTTCCAGATTCTCTTCTGGGGTAACATGGGTCTGCAGGTCTATCTTCTGTATAAGATGCAGGCGGCGCTCTTTGGCGTTGGCCCCACTTGGCAAAGTATCTTGCCCAAGGTTCTCGTGGATCAGTTTATTTACGTCCCGGTGTTTGCGATTCCGAGTATGGTGCTGGGCTATCTGTGGAAGTCTTGCCACTACCGGCTCGACGAAACCCGTGCCGCGCTGGCGCGACAAAATTACTGGTCGCGCAGTGTGCCACTGATGATCTCCAACTGGGGCGTCTGGATACCCGCTGCCGCGATCATCTACAGCTTTCCACTTGAGCTACAGGTGCCGCTGCAAAACCTGATCCTGACCATCTGGGTGATGCTCGTCATCCTGATCACGCGCGACAAGACGGAAGAGTAG